A stretch of DNA from Verrucomicrobiia bacterium:
ACACTCTTCCTGGCGCGTGAATGGGCGTCGAGCAATGTCCGCGTCAATTCAATTACCCCAGGGTTTTTCCCCGCTGAGCAAAATCGCAAACTCCTCTTCAACGCGGACGGCTCGCCCAGCGCCCGAACACAGGCCATTTGGGCGCATACACCCATGGCCCGCTTTGGTGAGCCGCGCGAACTGATTGGAGCAGCCCTCTTTCTGGCCAGCCAGAAAGCCAGCAGCTTTGTCACCGGAACCGATATCCGGGTGGATGGGGGATTTTTGGCGCAGACGATTTAGAGTGGAGGTGTCATGAAAGAAACCGTTCCGCAGCTCAGCCCTTCCCATGCCCGCGAGATTATTGCCCGCGCCTGCCCAACAGCGGCCTGCAGCGGCAAACGTATTCTGCTCATTATTCCGGATGGCACGCGCACCGCCCCGATTGGACTGGTGTTCCGCAGCTTGCACGAACAAATCGCCGGTGTCACAAAGGCATTCGACGTGCTGGTGGCCCTCGGCACCCATCGGCCCATGAGCGAAGCGGCCATTCGCCGCCGGCTCGAAATCTCCGAGCACGAGAGACTGGACCAATACCGCCAGGTCAAATTCTTTAATCATGCATGGGATTCACCTGCTGCCTTAAAGCAAATCGGCACGATCCCCGCCGAAGAAATCAGCCGGCTCACGGGCGGCCTGTTCGCGATGGACGTTCCCGTGGAAATCAACCGCATGCTCTTCGAGTACGACCAGGTGATCATAGCTGGCCCGGTTTTTCCGCACGAGGTGGTGGGGTTTTCCGGTGGCAACAAGTACCTCTTTCCCGGCGTAGGAGGGCCGCAGATTCTGAACTTTTTCCATTGGCTCGGGGCAGTGGTGACCAATCCGATGATTATTGGCAACAAATGGACCCCCGTGAGGAAAGTGGTCGATCGGGCTGGGGCGATGGTGAAGGTGGATAAGCTCTGTTTTTGCCTGGTGGTAGATGAGCAGAAGAATCTGGCAGGACTTTTTGCCGGCACACCCGAGCAGGCTTGGGACCAGGCGAGCGACCTTTCCAACCAAATCCACATAACCCGCAAACTCAAGGCCTTTCACACGATCCTTTCCTGCGCCCCGCCGATGTACGACGAGCTGTGGACGGCCGGCAAGTGCATGTACAAACTTGAGCCGGTCCTGGCCGATGGGGGTGAACTGATCATTTATGCGCCTCATCTCAAAGAGGTCTCTGTCAGCCATGGCCAGCATATCGAAGCAATCGGTTACCATTGTCGCGATTACTTCCTGAAACAGTGGGATAGGTTTAAAGACGTCCCTTGGGGCGTTCTGGCCCACTCGACACACGTCAGAGGCCTCGGCACTTTCGAAAATGGAGTTGAGGAATGCCGCGCGCGAGTGACCTTGGCCAGTCAAATCCCAGAGGAGCAATGTCGGCGCCTGAACCTGGGCTATCGCCATCCGCAGAGCATTCATACGGGGGACTTCACCAATCGCGAGGAGGAAGGCATCCTGTTGGTGCCCAAGGCGGGCGAAATGCTTTTCCGCCTCGAGACCCCTCCTCCATGGGCTGATGGGCGCTTCTCCGCGAGCGTGGCGTGAACCACATGGACCTAGAGTTCAAGGACGTGAGATTGGCGGATTTGTGTTAAAGGGCTGGAAGATCACGGTGAGGTTTGTGGTCGCGGTTCCGTCTGACCAAAGCCTTATCAGCAGGAGTTAAATCAGACTGAAGGCGGAGCTCGTGAGAGGCAAATTCCTGTCTGGAAGATTTAGCCTGCGAATTCGGGCTTTAGGGCCATTTCTCACAAAACCTCATTAATTTCCATTGCGACGAGCGTTTGAATCCTTAGCATCTGCCCCTTGCCGGCAAAACTCAGGCCGGATGCGACCTATATCATGAAGAACTACAACATTGCAGTCATTGGCGGCGATGGCACCGGCCCGGAGGTGGTCCGTGAGGCGGTCAAGGTCCTCGAAACAGCCGCCGGGAAGTTTAATCTCAAGCTCAATTTCACCCATTATGACCTGGGCGGCGACCGCTACCTGCGGACCGGCGAAGTGCTGCCCGATAGTGTTCTGGACGAGTTGCGTAAATTCCCGGCGATTCTCCTGGGGGCTATTGGCCATCCCAACGTCAAGCCGGGCATCCTTGAAAAAGGCATCCTGCTGCGCGCTCGATTCGAGCTCGAACAGTACATTAACCTGCGACCTGTAAAGCTTTATGACGAGCGGTTCTGTCCGTTGAAGGATAAGAAGCCTTCAGACATCGATTTTGTGGTCGTTCGCGAAAATAACGAGGGGCTTTATACCGGGGCGGGCGGGTTTGTCTTTAAAGGGACTGCGAACGAAGTGGCTCTGCAGGAAAGCGTCAATACGCGGCGCGGCGTCGAGCGTTGCCTGCGCTATGCCTTCGAGTATGCCCGCAAGAGGAACAAAGACAAGAAGCTGACTCTTTCAGGTAAAACCAATGTGCTGACCTACGCGTTCGACCTGTGGGAGCGGGCGTTTCACGAAATCGGAGAAGCCGATTTCAAAGATATCAAGCGCGATTATGCGCACGTCGATGCCACCACGATGTGGTTTGTCAAAAACCCGGAATGGTTCGATGTGATTGTGACGGACAATATGTTCGGCGATATCATTACGGATTTGGGGGCGATGGTCCAGGGGGGCATGGGCATTGCCGCGGGCGGAAATATCAATCCGCAGGGGACCAGCATGTTCGAGCCGATTGGCGGCAGCGCGCCGAAGTACACCGGCCAGAATGTCATCAATCCGCTGGCCGCCATCTGCGCCGGGCAGATGCTGCTGGATTTTCTCGGCGAGGCCGCCGCCGCCAAGGCCATTGAAGACGCGGTCATCAAAATTGTGCGGGAGAAGATAAAGAGCCTGGCAGCCGGCAAGATGGGCTACAGCACCACGCAAGTGGGGGATTTGGTCGCGGTCGCACTCTGAGCACCGGATTTTTTAGCCGCAAGAGAACTCAAAGAACGCAACGAGAACCAAGCGGGAAAGCGGCGGAAGGAATCTCAAGATGACCGGCGGTTTCCGCGAAGCATGCCCGGAAGGCTCTCCGGTTCTTTGCGTTCCCTGCGTTCCTTTGCGGCTAGTTCCAGATCCCTACCATTGTCGGACACGGTAAAAGCGCCGCGGGCCGCTGGCGTTTGGATCGATGAGCAATTGCGGCGTGCTGGTTCCACGCACCGTGCCTGCTGTCAGCCATGTGGGGGAACTCAAGGTTGCAGAATACTCGAGCGCGTAGTTCTTTCCCCCGACGGTTTGGACGAGCACGGCAAATTGGGTTCCCAACAGGACGGTTCGGAGGATTTGAGGATGAACGCCAACTGAACCCACCAGCAGAAGGGTATGGGCCTGGCCTGCGGCAATGGCGAACACATTCGTCACCGCCGGCAAAGAACACTGACCATTCCAGTTGTTGCCCCAGGCGCCAACGGTCCCATCCGCTTTGAGCGCGACGCTGTGGCTTCCCCCTCCGGCTAAAGCAACGACACCGGCAAGGCTGGCAGGAGCCTGCGATTCGCCTTGGGAATTATCACCCCAACCCACGACAGTGCCGCCACCTTGCGCCGCCAAACTGTGATAAGCCCCCGCCCCAATGGCGATAACATTGGACAAACCGGCGGGCACAAGGGATTGGCCGGCAAAATCGGCGAGGGCATCCGTGTTTTCGCCCCAAGCCACCACGGTCCCATCTGCGCGCAGGGCCAGGTTATGATCACCGCCCGCGGCGATTGCCACGACGTTGGTCAAATTCGAGGGAATATCGAGCTGGCCGGCGCTGTCATCGCCCCAAGCCACTACCGTCCCATCCCTGCGCAAGGCCAAGCTATGCCATGTCCCGGCCGCGATGGCTATGACGTTGGACAATCCTTGCGGGGGAGTCGCCTGGCCATAGGAATTACCGCCCCAGGCGACGACTGCGCCCTCAATGGTCAGGGCGAGGCTGTGGTAACCGCCCCCGGCGATGCCAATCACATTGGAAAGAGATGAGGGAACAGTGCATTGGCCTTCATAGTTTTGCCCCACTGCTTCAACAGAACCGTCTGTGCGCAAAAAGAGGCTGTGCCAGGCGCCGGCGGCGATGGCGATCGCCCGGGCCGAGTCTGTCGGAACGTTCAATTGGCCGAGCGAGTTATCGCCTTCTCCGACGATTGAAGTGATGGTCAAAACGGCGTTGGAACTCAGAACGCTGCCGTATGGGCTGCTGATCACCACTGAGTAAGAGCCCGCTGCTGTCTGGCTGACGCTGGGCAACGTGAGCGAGCTGGCCGTTGCGCCCGGAAGCGGCTGCCCATTGAAGTCCCATTGATAGGATAATGGCGCCGTGCCGCCCGCCAACACCGTAAATGTAACAGGGTTGCCAACATATCCCGTTGCGGACTGAGGTTGCTGAAGGATGGAAGGCGGGCTCGTCAGCAGCCCATACACATTCACCCGCCCGGAGAATGTGGCGAGATAGACCTTCCCATTCGCGACAGTCGGCGGCACAAACTTTGCAAAATTGCCGACCGAATCCCGCGCGCTCACCTGTTGGGAATTCCAGAGTTCGCGAGACACGTTCTGCGCGTCGTAGGCGCGCAGAATCCCGGGGCGAACACTCTGGTTGGCGTCGCCGGTCAGTTGGTGGGCAGCCCAGACGATGGCGCTGCCGGCATTGGTTCCATTGGCCGAGAGAGAGAGGATGCCGCCCGGCTGGCCACGTGGTGCGGCAGTGGGGCTTTGCGCAAAAACCGGCAGCACAAACAGGCCCTTGCCGCGGTCGAAGGCGTACTGCTGCAAATACACCGAGGAGGGCCAAATGTAACCGTATGAAGCATCCGGTCCATCCCACCACACGGGCCCGCCATGCACCTCGTCTGTCGTGACCCTGAAACTCTGCACGATGTTGTCGTTGGTGGTTGTGGACGTGGTTAAGCCCCCCATGTTGTCGCGGTCCACCAAATAGACCACTCCCTCTTTGCCGCCGGAAAACGCCAGGCTTGTCCCCGGAATCAAGAGCATCCCACCGGAACCAAGGTCGATATCGCCATTCTCCAGATGCTGCCAGTTATATGGCGTAAACCAACTCGCAATACTCAACATTCCCGCATTGGGCGTGAGTTTGAGGAAACTTTCGCCTCGATCGGCTGTACTGGACGTATCCACCAATCCATTGCCTGTGGAGATGTAAAGGTTGCCATTCGGATCGGCGGCGGGGCCTTGGCCGCTCATCCAAATGCCGCCGTTATAGCCGTTGGGCGTGTCATTGAAGACGGCAGTCTGCTGCAACGTCGAGGTGTTATACCCAATGAGCCAGCCGTGATACGGCCCATTATCGCAATGCGATGACCATGCGACATAGACCGTGCCGTTGACCAGCGCCAGCGCAGGACGCTGGTTTTGTCTGGCCGAGTCAAACGCAATGGTTCCTCCCACGCTCCCATCGCCTGTGCCGGTGTAGTTCGCTGTGATAATGACGGGACTGTTGGGCCGTTCGAGTCCCGTCGCCACATCGAGCGCGTGCAGGCGTTGAACAAAATTCGTCCCGTATTCCTTTGTCCGCGCCACCAGAAAAACCGTGCCCGAAATCGCGTCAATGACCGGCGTTCCGACGATGCCGATATTGCCGCTAAAATCCCGATAATATCCGCCGCATGCGCCAAGGGCGCTCATGTCATCATTGGAGGGAGGGACAATGCCGGGCGGGTTGATGAAGATGGTCTGCCAATAGGGCGTGGACACCGCGGCATTATCAGCGTCGAAGGCATAAACCGAATCATTAACCGTGGCGACAATGAGGAGGTTATGAGCGCCCTGGCCCGGGATAGCGACGTTGGCGATGACCAACGGCTGGGCATAAACCTGGTCATCAACAACGCGGGTGAAAACCAAGCCGAACTCGTTGCTATTGACGTTTTGAGTGTTCAGCAGCGGTTCAGACAGATTTGCCCCCGTCCGGGCGTTGTCATTGTGATGCGTCAGCACGCTCACAGGCGTGGCGGCGCCGGCAACGATAACCCCGAGAGACAACAAAGCCCCCAGCACAAGGTGCAGGAATCCTTTTGGAACGGTCTTGATGCCACGGGCGCTTTGAAAGCAATAAAGCACGGAACGATAGCAGGAGATTGCAAAAAAGCTAATTATACCCATAAGGAGACTGGCTCCAGCTTAGCGCGGATATTCCGAATGGCGAACAGAAATTAAAAAAGGATTCGGGCAACGGTTCGCCAAGGAGGTGGGGATGGGGAATCCCGCTGAAGAAAACGATCCGCCACCCGAATCGAGCGTAATTCTTGGAGAGAGTGTTGCATGAAGTCAAATGAAAAAGTTTTTTTTAACAAAACGAACATGTCGTCCGTAAATACCCTTAGGTTGGGGCCTTTGGGGCAGGGAATGCGGAGCGCTGGAGACACGAATTAGCGCGAATGAGGAGTTTCTTCGACCAAAGCTCCATTGGTGACAATCGGCGCAATTCGCGTCTCCTTAAGCTCGTCGGAGCGTTGAGCGAAGCGGGTTTTCACCTCGAAGGCAAAGTTATCCAGCGCGGCCCCAGAGACGGTGTCACCATTAAAGGCCAGAGTGAGATTGAGCAACCCTTCTCGCTCAGCTAAATAGTGAAATTGCGCCTCGGCGATCTTGGTCGGCATGCATTCCAAAGGGCCAACCGAGATGACTCCGTCCACCTGCCGGCGATGGAAAGCTTCGAGGGCGCCACCCACCGTTAACACCGCTTCGCCTTCGAGTTCGGGATTGAGGTACGGTTGTGCGGCGGCCAGGGTCTGCTCAATCGAAGGGGGGCGAGGCCAGCCCAGGTGAGGGGCCATGGCAGCGCGCACCAGCGTTTCAATGCGCTTTTGGATATATTCGGCAAAGTGATCGGCCACCAGGTTGCGACCGCTCCTGCGCCGGGCGACGTAGCCGCAGTAGGCCACCCACTCCGATTGCGGCGCCAGGCGCACCCGCAGTCCCCGGCTTTCGAGCTTTTGAATCAGAAAGTCGTTGCTGAACTCCACTGCCCGGACATAAATCTCTCCGGTCAATTCGACGCGTGGCAGGCTGCCCGAACCGCGTGCGGCAGCAAATTCTTTGGCCGCGCGCGCCAGAAGATCGCGAATACCGAACAGCCGTCCACCCGCCACTTGCCATAAAGCTGGGCTGAGGCGCAGGTCACCGCGACCGGCCCGTTCGAGCAGGTCAAGAAGCTCGGAGGAAAAGCGGCGGTAGAGCGCATCGGCGTGGCCAGGCTCGTGTTCAAGTGGGCGAACATCCAGCAACGCTTGAAAGAGTACATCCGTTGCAACGATGCCAGCGACCATCAGCATTTCGGCGCCTGCGGGAAGATCGTCGAAGTAGCCAGAATCTTTCGGCGCCCAAATTCTGAGCCGGTCGCTCCAGCCCAAGCGCTCAAGGACGATGCGGTTTAACAGATTATAAACACCGAAACGGCAGGGGCCATCGGTGCTGGGCATCACATAGACGAAGCGTTCGCCCGGGCGCGCCTTTTCCAGCCGCTGCAGCAACGAGCCAAGGGTCAGCGGCATGGGGAGGCATTCCTTGCCGGAGGTAAAACGGCGGCCTCGGCGCATCGCTTCCATATCTGGAGGCGGCAAGGCTTCGGCGTTCAGACCCACCCCGCGAAAAACTGCCGCTACGGCATCCGAAGTGGCGCCCAGGCACGGAATGAGCATTGTTTCGGTCTCGCCGTTGTAACGGCCAACGTCGCGCAGACGCAACCCGGTGGATTGGATTGAGGCGAAGTCGGTTGGTTTTTGGGCCGCGTGAGGCGCCCGGCGGTCCTCATCGACGCAATGCAGAAATGCCTCGACGCGGGTTTTGGTGCCGGCATCGCCGGAATGGCCGTCGGTTTCGATGATGGCGAAGGGTTTTCCTTCCATGACGTAAGCCGCGAAGTGCAGGTTGAAACTATCTGGACCGCAGGAATAATTGCTGCAGTAGAGGGCGTACTGGCCGGGTGTGCGCCGGACCTGGTGGGCTGCGCGCAAAAGGCTCTGGCCGTAAGCCCAATACATATCATCAAACTGCGGCCCTTCCTGTTCCAACGGATAACAATCCACCGGGATGCCAATGGCGCCTTGCTCGCGCAGGATGGCCGGCACATTCGAGTTCAGGAGCTTGTTATGAATTGTATAGCTCCGCCCCAAAACCACTACCGGCACGACCTCCCGTTGCCGGCAAAAATCCAGCGCGCGCTGGCCAATCTCTCCGCTGCCCTGTTCGAATTCCCTTTGCAACTTCACCCCGGCTGCCCAGGCGCTACGCCAAACTCTTTGACTTACCCCCAGCGTCTTTCCAAGCCGCCGGCAGCTTGCCAGAAACTCTTCAGATTCAAACCCGCCCGGGCCGAAATCGATAAGCGGGCAGAGCAGGCGGTCTGCAGGTCCGTGGCTGCCGTTTAACGAGCAGCGCATCACATCCGGGCTTGCTTGAACAATAGGACAGACCACCAGTCGCCGCTGGTCATGGGCCGGCGCCAGGCTCCGGACCATTGGCACAAAAAGCCGCTCCGCGCCGGTCTCGGCCATCCGCTCGGCCAATCCATGAAAGAGCTGCATCGGAGCGCAAAAAGGGACATTGGCAAACTGGATGCCTCGTTTGAGAGTCGCTTGGTTACTGCCCGAGACCAGTTCCAGGCCGTAACCTGAATGATGGAAGAAAGCCGCAAAAAATGGGAATAGCCCTTTGAGCATGAACTCGTCGGCCAACGCGATTCGGGGTTTCCCCCGGGCGCCCAAGAAAGGAACCACCAGCTTTTGAGCCAACTCGGACTGCTCGCGAAAGGGGTCCGGGGCAAGGTCCGGCAGTTTTTTCTTGCGCGTGGCTTTATCATGCAAGGCGCAACCACCGCCCCAGGTAAAATTGGCCCGATGCTCGTTGACGACTGTTCGAAGGCGTTCGATCCGGCAGCGGTTGCCGACCCCGCCGCAACCGGAGCTGGCACGGCAGACAAACGAATCCTTCTCTTCAACGCTGGCATGGAGAAAGAGGTTTGGGTCGAAGAAAGGGTGGCGACCGGCTGAATGCGAAACACCAGCAGCGACCGGCTGCTGACAGCCGCTCAGCCCAGCGAGTTCCCGGGTCGCAAGCACCGCGATGCCAAGCGCCCCAACCGTTCCCGGATTGGGCGGAACGATGACCTCGCTTCCGGTCTGCCGGGCAACGGCTGCCGCGAGGGCGTCGGCCGAAAAAGGCATGCCCTGGCAAAAGATGACCTTGCCCACGGAGCGGTTGCCTTTCACCCGGTTGAGGTAGTTTTTGATGATCGAATCATAGAGGCCGGAGATGATGGCCTGCGGCTCGACGCCTGCTCCGACACTTTCATCGATGACTTCCGCCATAAAGACCGAGCAATGCTGCCCCAGCGAGATGCCCCAAGGCGCGCTCATCGCCGCCCGGCCCAATTGAGTGACATCCTGAATGCCGGGAAATTTGCGGCCTTGTTCCTCGATGAAAGAACCTGTCCCGGCACTGCAGGCCTCGTTCATGGCACAATCGATTATACGCCCCTCGGCCAGCCGGATGTACTTGGCGTCCTGGCCGCCAATCTCGAAAACCGTATCCACTCGCTGGTCGTAATGAAGCGCACCGGTTGCGTGAGCGACGATCTCGTTCACGATGAAGACAGCCTCTTTGCCGTAGCAGGAGGTCAACAAAGACCCGGCTATATCCCGTCCGCTGCCAGTGACGCCAAAGCCAATGAGCGGGCACTTGCCCGCGGGCCCGGCAACGAAGCGCCTCAGCAAATCCTGCGCGGCTCCGACTGGATCGCCCAGGGTTTGACGGTAGCCTTCCCAGAGCGTTTCCAGGTTGGCAATGTCGATGGCGACCAGTTTCGCTCCCGTCGAGCCGATGTCGAACCCCAGCACGGACCGCCGCGCCTCGCCGTCGATTTCAGCCCAGGGCCGAGCCGGCATTCGCTGAACCTTCCCGAGCGCCTCGATAAGAGGCGGGAGCCGTTCGAGATTCAGCGGAGGCGCAGGCGCTAACAAAGACTCGAGCGGCGGCAGCGTGGCCGATTGTTCGGAAGCGATGACTGCACAGCCAAGGGCCTCCAGGTCCAGCGCGTGTGGCTCACTGAAAGGAATCAGCTCCATTTGCTGCCGTGCCAGGGCTTCGCCCAGAACACGCCGCACGCGAGCCGAACGGCTGACGCCGCCCGTCAGCAAAACCCAGCGAGGGCTTACCCCCGGCTTGATGAGCACCAGGACATTCTCACAGACCGCATCGAACAGACCTGCCAGGATGCGCGCGCGGTCCTCGCCTTTGTTGGCCAGGTGGGTCATATCGGTTTTCAGGATGACCGGGCAGCGCCCGGAGAGCGGGGCCGGATCGGGCACATTGCAGCAGAGAGCGCTGGCCTCCTGGACATCCAGCGAGAAGCGCTCCACCAGTTGACGCAGAAAATTGCCCGTCCCCTGCGAACAGCGGCTGTTTTCCCTGAAAACGCTCGGAGCGCTGTCCCGAATCTCGAGGACAGAAAAGCCGTGGCTCCCGATGCTCACCACGGTGGCGGGCTTGGTTCCAAAATGGAACCGGTAACCGCGAAGCTGGGCCTGTTTGGTGGGAACCCGCGGCAATTGTACCTGATTGGAAAAGCGACCGGTCACTGCCGCGCCGCTGAAGGAAGACCAGTCCCAGCGACGCAGCGCATCGAGGAGGCGGGGACCTGGATTTTTTTCGTGCTCGAATACCTCGCGCCGGCCAATGCGCAGTCCGCCTGGCTGGCAGGCCAACTCGACCAGTTTCACCGTCTCAGTGCCGATATCAATTCCAAGAAAACGCTCGTGGGCAGCAGCGGGCCTTCTCGCGCCTGTCGAGCAACCAGTTTCCATCTGACTCAGGGTTCGCATGGTTCCATTTTACTGGAAGACCACTGACTGGCTTAATTGATAATCTTTTGGAGTTCATCGGTAAAATCAATTCGGATGAACAATTGTGATTCGCTGATGAGCGGTCCAGGAATCCCAGTGGCCGAAGCGGTCTTTGGGGATTTCCGAGTCTTCCGGGTACACGAGGTAGGCGGTCTGGTGAGAATAGGCCCAGGCATAAACGAGATTGCGGCGAGGGAAAATCTTGCGGACATTTTTGGAGGTCCCTGGGTCGTTGATGATTGGGTCGCCATCGGGAGTGAAGCCGACGCACACCACCAGATGACCATTCGGACCGGGTCCCTTGCCCCGCAGCCGATCGTAGCAGACCGATAGGCCAACCGGGATGCCCTGGGCGATCCACCCCTCTAATTCGGAGAGGTCGCTCATCCGGGTCACATACGCGCGGAGAGGCCGCATCGAGCCGGCATAGGCCATGTTGAAAGACCAGTTGCCCGTGCCCTGCCATTGGGAGTCATAGACCCCGTCGGCCACCTCGGGCACGTTGTGGTCCAGGTCAGGACGGTGCAGCCGCTGGGACCAATAGGCCAGGAGCATCGAAACGGTGGTCGGACTGCAGAGCACTTTGCCGTTGGGATAAGCCATTTGGCTGCGCTCGGGCACGGGAAGAATGGTTCCCCAGGCGGCGCGGTTCGCCGCCAGGGCGGGCGGAGAAGCATTGGTATCGCTCAGGCACATCCCCAGGAATTTCAATTTCGGTCGAGCGAGGTCATCCCCGCCCAGGGTCAGCCGGATTTGCAGCCGCTGGGCCGGGCGCCTGAGAATCAGGGTATCCGTCGAAACATCGCCGTCGGAATCTTTCTGTTCTGAAACGCTCTGGCGGGGAAAGCGGGCCGGATTGCTCGACCACAGCCCCATCGTGTAAAACTTGGTTGCGCCTTCTAGATAGATGGCGCGCGCTTCCACCTTTAGAAATGTGCCGTCCGGCGCATCAGCATTCCAGGAGGTGATTAATTCATTAAAAGGGATTTGCGCCTCGATTACTGGCGACGTGAGGACAAGCTCGCCAATTTTGACGCCACGGGTCTTTTCGAAGCTGCCAAACCGGTGGAAACCGATGAACTGAGCGCCGCGCGCATCGAGTTGAGAAGCAGCGGTGATATTGCCAATAAAGCTGAGAACTGTGAAGAGCAGAGCGCCATTTAAAAGGGCGTCTGCGCGAATACGAGAAACGTGGAGCGGCAGGGCTTGCCGCGAAGTATCGGGAGTGCGCCTCAATAGGACTCTTTTTGAAGGTGTCCGCCAGGCGGCAAGCCAACGCGCCGGCCAACGGCGCGACACAGACGAGTCGCGCGCTTCGGTTGCACTCATGGCGAGTTGTGGACATCGAGAATTCATAAGGTTCCAAGAGTTTGCCATCTCGGTTGAGGTATGTCGCCTGGAAATGACCGCAGAGGGCTGCTTCAATGATTCACCACCGGCATGGGCCGGTTGTCTTGCTCCGCCTGTTGGAGGGCTTCCCGGTTGCGGATGGGTTTGAGACAGAACAGGCCGGCGAGTGAGAGTAACAAGAGAACTGCCAGCCCGGCGTAAAGCGGAAAGTAAGACCCGGGCCTCGCCGCCGCTTCCCCAAGTTGCCTCACTTTCACGCCTGCCACCCAGTG
This window harbors:
- a CDS encoding acyl-CoA dehydratase activase-related protein, with the protein product MRTLSQMETGCSTGARRPAAAHERFLGIDIGTETVKLVELACQPGGLRIGRREVFEHEKNPGPRLLDALRRWDWSSFSGAAVTGRFSNQVQLPRVPTKQAQLRGYRFHFGTKPATVVSIGSHGFSVLEIRDSAPSVFRENSRCSQGTGNFLRQLVERFSLDVQEASALCCNVPDPAPLSGRCPVILKTDMTHLANKGEDRARILAGLFDAVCENVLVLIKPGVSPRWVLLTGGVSRSARVRRVLGEALARQQMELIPFSEPHALDLEALGCAVIASEQSATLPPLESLLAPAPPLNLERLPPLIEALGKVQRMPARPWAEIDGEARRSVLGFDIGSTGAKLVAIDIANLETLWEGYRQTLGDPVGAAQDLLRRFVAGPAGKCPLIGFGVTGSGRDIAGSLLTSCYGKEAVFIVNEIVAHATGALHYDQRVDTVFEIGGQDAKYIRLAEGRIIDCAMNEACSAGTGSFIEEQGRKFPGIQDVTQLGRAAMSAPWGISLGQHCSVFMAEVIDESVGAGVEPQAIISGLYDSIIKNYLNRVKGNRSVGKVIFCQGMPFSADALAAAVARQTGSEVIVPPNPGTVGALGIAVLATRELAGLSGCQQPVAAGVSHSAGRHPFFDPNLFLHASVEEKDSFVCRASSGCGGVGNRCRIERLRTVVNEHRANFTWGGGCALHDKATRKKKLPDLAPDPFREQSELAQKLVVPFLGARGKPRIALADEFMLKGLFPFFAAFFHHSGYGLELVSGSNQATLKRGIQFANVPFCAPMQLFHGLAERMAETGAERLFVPMVRSLAPAHDQRRLVVCPIVQASPDVMRCSLNGSHGPADRLLCPLIDFGPGGFESEEFLASCRRLGKTLGVSQRVWRSAWAAGVKLQREFEQGSGEIGQRALDFCRQREVVPVVVLGRSYTIHNKLLNSNVPAILREQGAIGIPVDCYPLEQEGPQFDDMYWAYGQSLLRAAHQVRRTPGQYALYCSNYSCGPDSFNLHFAAYVMEGKPFAIIETDGHSGDAGTKTRVEAFLHCVDEDRRAPHAAQKPTDFASIQSTGLRLRDVGRYNGETETMLIPCLGATSDAVAAVFRGVGLNAEALPPPDMEAMRRGRRFTSGKECLPMPLTLGSLLQRLEKARPGERFVYVMPSTDGPCRFGVYNLLNRIVLERLGWSDRLRIWAPKDSGYFDDLPAGAEMLMVAGIVATDVLFQALLDVRPLEHEPGHADALYRRFSSELLDLLERAGRGDLRLSPALWQVAGGRLFGIRDLLARAAKEFAAARGSGSLPRVELTGEIYVRAVEFSNDFLIQKLESRGLRVRLAPQSEWVAYCGYVARRRSGRNLVADHFAEYIQKRIETLVRAAMAPHLGWPRPPSIEQTLAAAQPYLNPELEGEAVLTVGGALEAFHRRQVDGVISVGPLECMPTKIAEAQFHYLAEREGLLNLTLAFNGDTVSGAALDNFAFEVKTRFAQRSDELKETRIAPIVTNGALVEETPHSR
- a CDS encoding lactate racemase domain-containing protein, whose product is MKETVPQLSPSHAREIIARACPTAACSGKRILLIIPDGTRTAPIGLVFRSLHEQIAGVTKAFDVLVALGTHRPMSEAAIRRRLEISEHERLDQYRQVKFFNHAWDSPAALKQIGTIPAEEISRLTGGLFAMDVPVEINRMLFEYDQVIIAGPVFPHEVVGFSGGNKYLFPGVGGPQILNFFHWLGAVVTNPMIIGNKWTPVRKVVDRAGAMVKVDKLCFCLVVDEQKNLAGLFAGTPEQAWDQASDLSNQIHITRKLKAFHTILSCAPPMYDELWTAGKCMYKLEPVLADGGELIIYAPHLKEVSVSHGQHIEAIGYHCRDYFLKQWDRFKDVPWGVLAHSTHVRGLGTFENGVEECRARVTLASQIPEEQCRRLNLGYRHPQSIHTGDFTNREEEGILLVPKAGEMLFRLETPPPWADGRFSASVA
- a CDS encoding immunoglobulin domain-containing protein, with amino-acid sequence MGIISFFAISCYRSVLYCFQSARGIKTVPKGFLHLVLGALLSLGVIVAGAATPVSVLTHHNDNARTGANLSEPLLNTQNVNSNEFGLVFTRVVDDQVYAQPLVIANVAIPGQGAHNLLIVATVNDSVYAFDADNAAVSTPYWQTIFINPPGIVPPSNDDMSALGACGGYYRDFSGNIGIVGTPVIDAISGTVFLVARTKEYGTNFVQRLHALDVATGLERPNSPVIITANYTGTGDGSVGGTIAFDSARQNQRPALALVNGTVYVAWSSHCDNGPYHGWLIGYNTSTLQQTAVFNDTPNGYNGGIWMSGQGPAADPNGNLYISTGNGLVDTSSTADRGESFLKLTPNAGMLSIASWFTPYNWQHLENGDIDLGSGGMLLIPGTSLAFSGGKEGVVYLVDRDNMGGLTTSTTTNDNIVQSFRVTTDEVHGGPVWWDGPDASYGYIWPSSVYLQQYAFDRGKGLFVLPVFAQSPTAAPRGQPGGILSLSANGTNAGSAIVWAAHQLTGDANQSVRPGILRAYDAQNVSRELWNSQQVSARDSVGNFAKFVPPTVANGKVYLATFSGRVNVYGLLTSPPSILQQPQSATGYVGNPVTFTVLAGGTAPLSYQWDFNGQPLPGATASSLTLPSVSQTAAGSYSVVISSPYGSVLSSNAVLTITSIVGEGDNSLGQLNVPTDSARAIAIAAGAWHSLFLRTDGSVEAVGQNYEGQCTVPSSLSNVIGIAGGGYHSLALTIEGAVVAWGGNSYGQATPPQGLSNVIAIAAGTWHSLALRRDGTVVAWGDDSAGQLDIPSNLTNVVAIAAGGDHNLALRADGTVVAWGENTDALADFAGQSLVPAGLSNVIAIGAGAYHSLAAQGGGTVVGWGDNSQGESQAPASLAGVVALAGGGSHSVALKADGTVGAWGNNWNGQCSLPAVTNVFAIAAGQAHTLLLVGSVGVHPQILRTVLLGTQFAVLVQTVGGKNYALEYSATLSSPTWLTAGTVRGTSTPQLLIDPNASGPRRFYRVRQW
- a CDS encoding 3-isopropylmalate dehydrogenase, whose translation is MKNYNIAVIGGDGTGPEVVREAVKVLETAAGKFNLKLNFTHYDLGGDRYLRTGEVLPDSVLDELRKFPAILLGAIGHPNVKPGILEKGILLRARFELEQYINLRPVKLYDERFCPLKDKKPSDIDFVVVRENNEGLYTGAGGFVFKGTANEVALQESVNTRRGVERCLRYAFEYARKRNKDKKLTLSGKTNVLTYAFDLWERAFHEIGEADFKDIKRDYAHVDATTMWFVKNPEWFDVIVTDNMFGDIITDLGAMVQGGMGIAAGGNINPQGTSMFEPIGGSAPKYTGQNVINPLAAICAGQMLLDFLGEAAAAKAIEDAVIKIVREKIKSLAAGKMGYSTTQVGDLVAVAL